In the genome of Vicia villosa cultivar HV-30 ecotype Madison, WI linkage group LG7, Vvil1.0, whole genome shotgun sequence, one region contains:
- the LOC131620256 gene encoding putative pentatricopeptide repeat-containing protein At1g12700, mitochondrial: protein MSFLRYVVFVSFPKSRSYSHSLQHFHDNIDVVSSFNEMLHKDPTPPAIEFGKILGSLMKAKHYPTVVSLSQKMELNRVAPDFVTHNILINSLSQLGHITFAFSVFAKILKRGYRPDCFTFNTFIRGLCLKGQLHNALQFHDKVVAQGFRLDQVCYGTLINGLCKAGETTAALRLLRRVDGRLVQLDAVMYNTIIDSMCRDKLVNDACDLYSKMVAKKISPSVFTYNALISGFCVVDNLKEAIHLLNRMASGNVYPNVYTFSILVDAFCKEGKVKEARNVLAMMIKKDVQLNVVIYTSLMVGYCLVNEVNKANDILNIMSERGVTANVWSYTTMIDGFCKAKMVDEVISLLKEMHCRNIIPNTITYNSLIDGLCKLGRIPYALELVDEMYDRGQLPNIITYNSILDALCKKRQVDKAIALSRTFKDMGIQPDMYTYNILIGGLCKVGRLEDAQKVFEDLLVKGYTLNVYTYTFMIHGLCKKGLFDEALAMLSKMEDNSCTPDAVTYEIIICSLFDKDENDKAEKLLREMIVRGLL, encoded by the coding sequence ATGTCGTTTTTAAGGTACGTTGTTTTTGTTTCCTTTCCGAAATCGAGATCATACTCTCACAGTCTGCAACATTTCCACGATAACATTGATGTTGTTTCCTCGTTCAATGAAATGCTCCATAAGGATCCCACTCCTCCCGCCATTGAATTTGGCAAGATTTTAGGTTCTCTTATGAAAGCCAAACATTACCCCACTGTTGTTTCCCTTTCCCAAAAAATGGAGCTAAACAGAGTTGCTCCTGATTTTGTAACTCACAATATCCTCATCAATTCTCTCTCACAATTGGGTCATATTACTTTTGCTTTTTCTGTATTCGCAAAGATTCTCAAAAGGGGTTATCGCCCGGATTGCTTTACCTTCAATACATTCATCAGGGGTCTCTGTCTCAAAGGTCAGCTCCATAATGCATTGCAATTTCATGACAAGGTTGTAGCTCAGGGATTTCGGTTGGACCAAGTTTGTTACGGGACATTGATCAATGGTTTATGCAAAGCGGGTGAAACAACCGCAGCACTACGATTGCTGAGACGAGTTGATGGGAGATTGGTTCAGCTTGATGCGGTAATGTACAATACAATCATTGATAGTATGTGCAGAGATAAACTTGTTAATGATGCATGTGATTTATATTCTAAAATGGTTGCTAAGAAAATTTCTCCCAGTGTTTTCACTTACAATGCTTTAATTAGTGGCTTTTGCGTTGTTGATAATTTGAAAGAAGCAATTCATTTGCTTAATAGAATGGCATCGGGAAACGTCTATCCGAATGTGTATACCTTTAGTATATTGGTTGATGCTTTTTGTAAGGAGGGAAAGGTGAAAGAAGCACGAAATGTGTTAGCTATGATGATTAAAAAAGACGTTCAACTTAATGTTGTTATTTATACTTCTTTAATGGTTGGATATTGTCTTGTAAATGAAGTGAATAAGGCCAATGATATACTCAACATTATGTCCGAAAGGGGAGTGACTGCTAATGTTTGGAGCTACACTACCATGATCGATGGATTTTGTAAGGCTAAAATGGTGGATGAAGTTATAAGTCTTTTAAAAGAAATGCATTGTAGAAATATCATTCCTAATACAATAACTTATAATTCCCTTATTGATGGCTTGTGCAAATTAGGGAGAATCCCATATGCTTTGGAGCTTGTTGATGAGATGTATGATAGAGGTCAACTACCTAATATAATTACGTACAACTCTATATTGGATGCTTTATGCAAAAAACGTCAAGTTGATAAGGCAATTGCACTGTCAAGAACATTTAAAGATATGGGTATTCAACCAGACATGTACACATATAATATTCTTATCGGTGGATTGTGTAAAGTTGGAAGACTAGAGGATGCACAAAAGGTTTTTGAAGATCTTTTGGTCAAAGGCTACACTCTTAATGTCTATACATATACTTTTATGATCCATGGACTCTGTAAGAAAGGCTTGTTCGATGAAGCATTGGCCATGCTGTCGAAAATGGAAGACAATAGTTGCACTCCTGACGCCGTTACTTATGAAATA